One genomic region from Muriicola soli encodes:
- a CDS encoding WD40/YVTN/BNR-like repeat-containing protein produces the protein MKKTLLSLMLFASFSLLSQEFKMDLVQDLKPRNIGPGGMSGRVTTIDVVQSDPDLMYVGTASGGLWKSNSGGIKWEPVFDNEVTASIGAVAIQQSNPSVIWVGTGEGNPRNSLNGGYGVYKSLDGGKSWKLVGLEKTRHVHRIIIDPTDPNTVYVGAIGSPWGEHPERGVFKTTDGGKSWNKILFVNNRTGVADMVMDPTNPNKLFVAMWEHKRDPWFFKSGGPGSGLYMTHDGGANWKRISEDDGLPAGDLGRIGIAVARSKPNVVYALVEAKKNALYKSEDGGFKWKKINDKSDIGNRPFYYSEIYVDPQNENRVYSVFTYVNVSEDGGKNFTELMPAYYVSNGVHPDHHAWWIHPEDGSFMIDGNDGGMNITRDRGESWRFIGNLPVGQFYHISTDNEFPYNVYGGMQDNGSWRGPAYVWKDQGIRNSYWQEIAFGDGFDVVPDKDDSRFGYAMSQQGNVRRYDHITGNNYTVRPTPPDEETELRFNWNAGIGQDPFDNSTVYFGSQFVHKSTDKGLTWTVISPDLTTNDPEKLKQSESGGLTMDATGAENHCTILVIEPSPLEKDMLWVGTDDGRVHITQNGGANWTEVSQNLKGLPKGSWIAQIKASAQNKGEALLIANDYRRFNYTPYAYRTKDYGKSWERIVDASDVESYTLSIIQDPENENLMFLGTDDGLYVSFNGAGKWQKWTEGFPTVSTKDLTIHPRENDLVIGTFGRAAWVLDDIRPLRAVAENPGILNNEIAIFEPPTAYQAAYQQPSGSRFGADALFNASNREDGAMITYYLKEGRKKEDGKSESKEKKEESSDTNEEDEADKKEVTKDSVFVKIYNDQELIRTLKYKTPEKAGFHRIYWNMDEKGPDGPSRTIRKRNRESGGVDVKPGTYRVVVSFGEVQDETMITVASDPRLDVTASAIEEVYAASKKLEGFTQTAADAVEQLAQSKKIADKYQKELKELDKDKFKDAIKASKEISKKIDSLIDIYVGKVDKRQGITRNPELTVMRRIGTAERYVRSRKTGITPTETRLMDFAEADLKDALEKTNAFFQEEWRSYRETIEPLSISMFKDTPAISLD, from the coding sequence ATGAAAAAAACATTACTCTCCCTGATGCTCTTCGCATCATTTTCACTGCTTTCACAAGAATTTAAAATGGACCTCGTCCAGGACCTGAAACCACGTAACATCGGTCCCGGGGGAATGAGCGGGAGGGTGACTACAATAGACGTAGTTCAAAGTGATCCCGACTTGATGTATGTGGGTACCGCTTCCGGCGGACTATGGAAATCCAATTCAGGCGGAATCAAATGGGAACCCGTCTTTGACAATGAAGTAACGGCCTCCATAGGAGCCGTTGCTATCCAGCAAAGCAACCCATCCGTAATCTGGGTAGGAACAGGAGAAGGAAACCCTAGAAACAGCCTTAATGGCGGTTATGGGGTCTATAAATCATTGGATGGAGGCAAAAGCTGGAAGTTGGTCGGACTCGAAAAAACCAGACATGTTCATCGTATTATTATAGATCCTACAGATCCGAACACGGTATATGTGGGTGCCATTGGTTCTCCCTGGGGAGAACATCCTGAGCGCGGTGTATTTAAGACCACAGATGGTGGTAAATCATGGAACAAAATCCTTTTTGTAAACAATCGGACGGGGGTTGCCGATATGGTTATGGATCCTACCAATCCCAACAAACTTTTTGTTGCGATGTGGGAGCATAAGAGAGATCCCTGGTTTTTTAAATCGGGAGGACCCGGCAGTGGGCTGTATATGACCCATGACGGCGGAGCAAACTGGAAGAGGATTTCAGAAGATGATGGCCTCCCTGCCGGTGACTTAGGAAGAATAGGTATCGCCGTAGCACGGAGTAAGCCAAATGTGGTTTACGCCTTGGTAGAGGCCAAGAAAAATGCCCTCTACAAATCTGAAGATGGCGGCTTTAAATGGAAAAAAATCAACGATAAAAGTGATATAGGAAACAGACCCTTCTACTATTCTGAGATCTACGTAGATCCGCAGAACGAAAATAGGGTGTATTCGGTCTTCACCTATGTCAACGTTTCTGAAGACGGAGGTAAAAATTTTACTGAATTAATGCCAGCTTATTATGTATCCAATGGGGTCCACCCAGACCATCATGCCTGGTGGATTCATCCGGAAGACGGTAGTTTTATGATTGACGGCAATGACGGCGGGATGAATATCACCAGGGACCGGGGCGAGAGTTGGCGATTTATAGGAAATCTCCCGGTGGGACAATTCTATCACATCAGCACCGACAATGAATTTCCTTATAATGTATATGGAGGAATGCAGGACAATGGTTCCTGGAGAGGGCCTGCCTATGTTTGGAAGGACCAGGGAATCAGGAATAGTTACTGGCAGGAGATTGCCTTTGGGGATGGATTTGACGTAGTACCCGACAAGGATGACTCACGCTTTGGCTATGCCATGAGCCAGCAAGGGAACGTACGCCGATACGACCATATCACAGGGAACAATTATACAGTACGACCTACTCCTCCGGATGAGGAAACAGAACTTCGTTTTAACTGGAATGCCGGTATTGGGCAGGATCCTTTTGACAATAGCACGGTCTATTTTGGTAGTCAGTTTGTCCACAAAAGCACAGATAAGGGGCTTACCTGGACGGTCATTTCCCCTGACCTAACTACCAATGATCCTGAAAAACTCAAGCAAAGTGAAAGTGGTGGCCTTACCATGGATGCCACCGGGGCAGAGAATCATTGTACCATCCTGGTCATTGAACCTTCTCCTTTAGAAAAAGATATGTTATGGGTAGGAACGGACGATGGAAGGGTCCACATTACCCAAAACGGAGGGGCAAATTGGACAGAAGTATCCCAAAACCTCAAAGGCCTTCCAAAAGGTAGCTGGATAGCACAGATTAAGGCTTCTGCACAGAACAAAGGGGAAGCACTCCTCATCGCCAATGACTATAGAAGGTTTAACTATACGCCTTACGCCTATAGAACAAAAGACTACGGCAAATCCTGGGAACGCATAGTAGACGCCTCCGATGTGGAGAGCTATACCCTATCTATCATTCAGGATCCGGAAAACGAGAATTTGATGTTCCTGGGTACGGATGATGGCTTGTACGTTTCATTTAACGGAGCAGGCAAATGGCAAAAATGGACGGAAGGATTTCCTACGGTCTCCACCAAGGACCTGACTATTCATCCACGTGAAAATGATTTGGTTATCGGGACATTTGGCCGTGCAGCCTGGGTTTTGGATGATATCAGGCCGCTTAGGGCTGTGGCAGAGAATCCGGGAATCCTAAATAATGAAATAGCGATTTTTGAACCCCCAACAGCATATCAGGCAGCTTATCAGCAACCTTCAGGGAGCAGATTTGGTGCGGATGCCTTATTCAATGCCAGCAACCGGGAAGACGGGGCAATGATCACTTATTATCTGAAAGAAGGCAGGAAAAAAGAGGATGGAAAAAGTGAATCGAAAGAAAAGAAGGAAGAATCCAGCGATACAAATGAGGAAGATGAAGCCGACAAAAAGGAGGTGACAAAAGATTCTGTATTCGTTAAGATATACAACGATCAAGAGTTGATTAGGACCTTGAAATACAAAACTCCGGAAAAAGCCGGCTTCCACCGTATCTACTGGAATATGGATGAAAAAGGTCCGGATGGCCCATCCAGGACAATTCGCAAAAGAAACAGGGAATCGGGTGGTGTTGACGTTAAGCCCGGAACCTACCGAGTTGTGGTCTCCTTTGGTGAAGTACAGGATGAAACTATGATCACTGTGGCTTCGGATCCCCGACTTGATGTAACGGCTTCAGCAATTGAAGAGGTTTACGCTGCGAGTAAAAAATTGGAAGGATTTACACAAACGGCCGCAGATGCAGTAGAGCAGCTCGCACAAAGCAAAAAGATTGCGGATAAATACCAAAAAGAACTAAAAGAACTGGACAAGGATAAATTCAAGGACGCCATCAAAGCTTCCAAAGAGATTTCAAAAAAGATTGACAGCCTGATAGACATATACGTAGGGAAGGTAGATAAGCGGCAGGGAATCACCCGAAACCCCGAACTTACTGTCATGAGAAGGATAGGAACGGCAGAGCGATATGTTCGCTCCAGAAAAACCGGGATCACCCCTACCGAAACCAGGCTCATGGATTTTGCTGAAGCTGATCTGAAGGATGCCCTGGAAAAGACAAATGCCTTTTTTCAGGAAGAGTGGAGGTCGTACAGGGAAACCATTGAACCCTTAAGTATCTCAATGTTCAAAGATACCCCTGCGATAAGCCTGGATTAA
- a CDS encoding S9 family peptidase: MMKKIGLLIFLVILWNCKQTEETDSIAENLKTYTIEQMMDNENVGGGSFSPDLSKLLVTSNRSGIYNMYTVAVEGGPFQAVTESDSSSIFSISYFPEDERKLFRMDNNGDEIYHIYLMEEDGSHMDLTPYEGARSLFYRWAKDDKGFFFGSNKRDNRYIDLYKMDLATLIPKLVYQNDEGYNLEAISNNEKHLALSKSINTNDSDLFLFNMETGTLTKINENQSANSAQDFTSDSSRFLYTTDDGGEFSYLMQYNIAEGTREKVMERDWDISGSYFTETGKYRVTYINEDAKNTIEVEEVETGEMMSLPDLENMDITSVAFSDDDSLMRFYAGGSHTPSNLYVYNIQTGEQWKLTDVLNDEIQPQDLVQAEVIRYQSFDGLEIPAIYYKPHQASENNKVPALVWVHGGPGGQSRQNFNSFLQYLVNHGYAVLAVNNRGSSGYGKTFYQMDDLNHGDKDLKDCVEGKNWLASQPEIDAEKIGILGGSYGGYMTMAALTYTPEEFAVGVNLFGVTNWIRTLRSIPPWWESFKDALYKELGDPNSQDSLRLRAISPLFHTDKVTKPLIVLQGSKDPRVLQVESDEIVAGVRKNGVPVEYVLFEDEGHGFVKKENQITAYSKILEFLDVYLKEDKGEPIQDGSTMELQTETE, from the coding sequence ATGATGAAAAAGATAGGACTACTGATATTCCTGGTCATTTTATGGAATTGCAAGCAAACAGAAGAGACAGATTCCATCGCAGAAAATCTGAAAACCTACACTATTGAACAGATGATGGACAATGAAAATGTAGGGGGTGGAAGTTTCTCACCAGACCTGTCAAAGTTACTGGTAACCAGTAACAGGTCAGGAATCTACAATATGTACACAGTAGCTGTTGAGGGTGGGCCTTTTCAAGCTGTGACTGAATCAGACAGTTCTTCCATTTTCTCTATTTCCTATTTTCCTGAGGATGAGAGAAAACTCTTCCGAATGGATAACAATGGGGATGAAATCTATCATATTTATTTAATGGAGGAGGACGGTTCACACATGGATCTCACGCCTTACGAGGGAGCCAGGTCACTGTTTTATCGCTGGGCAAAGGATGATAAAGGATTTTTCTTTGGTTCCAACAAACGGGATAATCGCTACATCGACTTGTATAAAATGGACCTTGCTACGCTAATCCCAAAGCTTGTATATCAGAATGATGAAGGCTATAATCTGGAAGCAATTTCGAATAATGAAAAACACCTCGCCCTGAGCAAATCCATCAATACTAACGACAGTGATCTTTTCCTTTTTAATATGGAAACGGGAACCCTCACCAAAATAAATGAAAACCAGAGTGCAAATAGTGCCCAGGATTTTACTTCAGACAGCAGTAGATTTCTATACACAACAGATGACGGAGGTGAATTTTCCTATTTGATGCAGTACAATATTGCGGAGGGGACAAGGGAGAAGGTTATGGAACGCGACTGGGATATTTCAGGTTCATATTTTACGGAAACGGGGAAATACCGGGTGACCTATATTAACGAAGATGCCAAGAATACGATTGAGGTAGAAGAAGTGGAAACCGGTGAAATGATGTCCCTGCCGGATCTGGAAAACATGGATATTACCAGTGTGGCCTTTTCAGATGATGACAGCCTGATGCGGTTTTATGCCGGCGGCTCTCATACACCTTCCAATCTGTATGTGTACAACATCCAAACAGGAGAACAGTGGAAGCTCACTGATGTTTTGAATGATGAAATTCAACCGCAGGATTTGGTTCAGGCAGAGGTGATAAGGTATCAATCCTTCGATGGCCTTGAGATCCCAGCGATCTATTACAAACCACATCAGGCTTCTGAAAACAATAAAGTTCCGGCACTGGTATGGGTCCACGGTGGACCCGGAGGGCAGAGCAGGCAGAATTTTAATTCCTTTCTCCAATACCTCGTTAATCATGGCTACGCTGTATTGGCCGTAAATAACAGAGGAAGTAGTGGGTACGGGAAGACTTTTTACCAAATGGACGACCTCAACCATGGAGATAAAGACCTTAAAGACTGTGTGGAAGGGAAGAACTGGTTGGCTTCTCAACCTGAAATTGATGCAGAGAAAATAGGGATCCTCGGTGGTTCATATGGAGGTTACATGACTATGGCAGCACTTACTTATACTCCGGAAGAATTTGCTGTAGGAGTTAACCTCTTTGGAGTTACCAATTGGATTCGCACCCTGAGGAGTATCCCGCCATGGTGGGAGTCCTTTAAAGATGCGCTCTATAAAGAATTAGGCGATCCCAATAGCCAGGATTCGTTGAGACTAAGGGCGATCTCTCCTCTTTTTCACACCGATAAGGTCACTAAGCCCCTAATCGTACTACAAGGATCGAAAGATCCGAGAGTACTACAGGTAGAATCGGATGAGATCGTAGCCGGTGTCAGAAAAAACGGGGTCCCGGTAGAATATGTAC